A part of Drosophila bipectinata strain 14024-0381.07 chromosome 3L, DbipHiC1v2, whole genome shotgun sequence genomic DNA contains:
- the LOC108124755 gene encoding uncharacterized protein — protein sequence MPVNVELTLEEMVRIAVGVPELTHVNVAVLHSLLNVILKKLNCDKDMVSIRGFEGKCMERILQQSKISPLAFDVEAIVPISEQLDKVQLLEKRIKDLETKLECHFQQIRICNRAKDKKYRIHTAEQYASPCEDLCTACDEDNKIACSLLANMDFMKKLMRRIATPILDQMEEVSRKLEQFYLTLQRFLQQTEELFKRLELVKQCVVEIENLRSLVQEYNLTFLGTMEELQDMLDSKLDKVHMPALKKYIRDRFDDIDRRLQLIEDKEACPRAAGFINTGLCCLSCNSTKVGVDVGPQTIGLFPDAPSRQRPLVDPAHCQKSIVCRSLEKEPTLMVRVKNLDLGVLSHRLNRPATGKVCKLPEANDAIYGVRNSCISG from the coding sequence ATGCCGGTTAATGTGGAGCTAACCCTGGAGGAGATGGTGAGGATTGCTGTGGGAGTGCCGGAGCTGACCCACGTTAATGTGGCCGTCCTCCACAGTCTGTTGAATGTGATCCTAAAGAAGCTCAACTGCGATAAGGACATGGTTTCCATCCGAGGCTTCGAAGGAAAGTGCATGGAGCGCATCCTACAGCAGTCCAAGATCTCCCCCCTAGCCTTCGATGTGGAGGCCATTGTGCCTATTTCCGAGCAACTGGACAAGGTGCAACTGCTGGAGAAGCGCATCAAGGATCTGGAGACCAAGCTGGAGTGCCACTTCCAGCAGATTCGCATCTGCAACAGGGCCAAGGACAAGAAGTATAGGATCCACACCGCCGAGCAGTACGCTTCGCCGTGCGAGGACCTCTGCACCGCCTGCGACGAGGACAACAAGATCGCCTGCAGCCTCCTGGCCAACATGGACTTTATGAAGAAGCTTATGCGACGCATCGCCACTCCGATCCTGGACCAAATGGAGGAGGTCAGTCGAAAACTGGAGCAGTTCTACTTGACGCTGCAGAGGTTCCTGCAGCAGACCGAGGAGCTCTTCAAGAGGCTGGAGCTGGTCAAGCAATGCGTGGTGGAGATCGAAAACCTGAGGTCTCTGGTCCAGGAGTACAACCTGACTTTCCTTGGCACCATGGAGGAGCTGCAGGACATGCTGGACAGCAAGCTGGACAAGGTCCACATGCCGGCTCTGAAGAAGTACATTCGCGATCGATTCGATGACATCGATCGTCGCTTGCAACTCATCGAGGACAAGGAGGCCTGTCCCCGTGCCGCCGGCTTCATCAACACAGGACTCTGCTGTCTCTCCTGCAACAGCACCAAGGTTGGGGTGGATGTTGGCCCCCAGACCATAGGTCTTTTCCCCGATGCCCCATCAAGGCAACGCCCCCTTGTCGATCCTGCTCACTGCCAGAAGAGCATTGTGTGTCGTTCACTGGAGAAGGAGCCCACTCTAATGGTGCGGGTCAAGAATCTCGATTTGGGTGTCCTTTCTCATCGCCTCAATCGTCCTGCCACGGGCAAGGTGTGCAAGCTGCCCGAGGCCAACGATGCCATCTACGGCGTCCGCAATTCCTGCATATCTGGATAG
- the fng gene encoding fringe glycosyltransferase isoform X2, translating to MIATTRRRQGHLINTKCSQGHFRKALCCKMSAELDVFLESGKKWFCHFDDDNYVNVPRLVKLLDEYSPSVDWYLGKPSISSPLEIHLDSKNTTTNKKITFWFATGGAGFCLSRALTLKMLPIAGGGKFISIGDKIRFPDDVTMGFIIEHLLKVPLTVVDNFHSHLEPMEFIRQDTFQDQVSFSYAHMKNQWNVIKVDGFDLKTDPKRFYSLHCQLFPYFSFCPPR from the exons ATGATCGCTACTACCAGGAGAAGACAA GGCCACCTCATCAACACGAAATGCTCGCAGGGCCATTTTCGCAAGGCGCTTTGCTGCAAAATGTCCGCCGAACTGGATGTCTTCCTCGAAAGCGGCAAGAA GTGGTTCTGTCACTTTGACGATGACAACTATGTCAATGTGCCGAGGCTGGTGAAGCTCCTGGACGAGTACAGTCCCAGCGTGGACTGGTATCTGGGCAAGCCGAGCATCTCATCGCCGCTGGAGATCCACTTGGACAGC AAGAACACGACAACGAACAAGAAGATAACCTTCTGGTTTGCCACTGGCGGCGCTGGCTTCTGTCTTAGCCGGGCCCTGACGCTCAAGATGCTGCCCATAGCAGGTGGTGGCAAGTTCATCAGTATCGGCGACAAGATACGTTTTCCGGATGATGTCACAATGGGGTTTATTATCG AACACTTGTTGAAAGTTCCACTAACTGTGGTGGACAACTTCCATTCGCACTTGGAGCCCATGGAGTTCATTCGCCAGGACACGTTCCAGGACCAGGTGTCCTTCAGTTACGCCCACATGAAGAACCAGTGGAACGTTATCAAGGTGGATGGCTTCGATCTCAAGACGGATCCCAAGCGATTCTACTCCCTGCACTGCCAGCTGTTTCCATACTTCAGTTTCTGCCCGCCCAGATGA
- the LOC108124667 gene encoding seminase-like, with product MEKLWVCCLLAIGLQWAAIQGQDLNQTVDLGKLAKVISPIGSIHGRVIGGHLTTIEKLGGYLIALRYDNEFICGGALIHDLIVLTAAHCFIGRDDINWWLAEGGLTKLTDKGERRKVKKYIKAGSFRQEDMNMDVAVVLLQKPMTGKKIGKLSLCSKNLKAGTKLTVSGWGLTELTQAKPVKELRTVTVPLINKKKCRRAYRTSTNITGSMFCASVLGKQDACTFDSGGPLVYEKEVCGIVSFGIGCASSRYPGVYTDVIYVKKFVEKSMKILLDKK from the exons ATGGAAAAACTTTGGGTCTGCTGTTTGCTAGCTATAGGCCTGCAGTGGGCAGCCATCCAGGGCCAGGATCTAAATCAGACCGTTGATCTAGGAAAGCTGGCAAAGGTGATTTCGCCAATCGGAAGCATACATGGTCGAGTTATAGGTGGTCATCTGACCACCATAGAGAAGCTGGGTGGATACTTGATTGCCCTGCGGTACGATAATGAATTTATATGTGGCGGGGCTCTGATCCACGACCTCATCGTCCTGACGGCAGCTCACTGCTTCATAGGTCGTGACGATATCAATTGGTGGCTGGCCGAGGGCGGCCTTACAAAGCTGACCGACAAGGGCGAGCGTCGAAAGGTCAAGAAATACATCAAGGCCGGTAGCTTTAGACAAGAGGACATGAACATGGATGTGGCGGTGGTGCTGCTCCAAAAACCGATGACCGGCAAGAAAATAGGAAAGCTTTCACTCTGCTCAAAGAATCTCAAGGCAGGAACAAAGCTCACAGTTTCCGGCTGGGGACTAACCGAACTCACACAGGCGAAGCCGGTCAAGGAACTACGAACGGTCACAGTGCCACTTATCAACAAAAAGAAGTGCCGGAGAGCCTATCGAACTTCAA CCAATATAACGGGGAGCATGTTCTGTGCCTCGGTTTTGGGTAAACAGGATGCCTGCACTTTTGATTCCGGAGGTCCTTTGGTCTACGAAAAGGAAGTCTGCGGAATTGTATCTTTTGGCATCGGTTGCGCCAGTAGTCGCTATCCTGGCGTTTACACGGATGTTATCTATGTGAAGAAGTTTGTTGAGAAGAgcatgaaaattttattagataaaaaataa
- the LOC108124668 gene encoding seminase-like — MVIGYLLALLCVGWQHVLGKDLKEKPNQIGPRVIGGVVTTNAKLGGYMMVLKYKKEFMCGGTLIHELIVLTAAHCFIGMPKPEYWTVTGGVSRRGLDKGEVRQVKSFLRPNNFDQTNMHMDVALMRLAKPMKGLNIAKIPLCTGPLEAGTIVTVSGWGLKQPENVKPEKLLRRVEVPIIDKKSCSDAHLPTVKLTSTVLCAGVLGRRDACTFDSGGPLVYQGHVCGIVSFGIGCASRRYPGVYTDVNHVKPFIKESMQKLLNS; from the exons ATGGTGATCGGCTATCTTTTGGCTCTATTATGTGTAGGCTGGCAACATGTCCTTGGTAAGGATCTTAAGGAGAAGCCTAACCAAATCGGACCCCGGGTTATTGGAGGTGTGGTGACCACAAATGCAAAACTAGGTGGCTATATGATggttttaaaatacaaaaaggagTTCATGTGCGGCGGAACCCTCATCCATGAGCTCATTGTCCTTACGGCAGCCCACTGCTTTATCGGTATGCCCAAACCCGAATATTGGACAGTGACGGGAGGAGTCTCCAGGCGAGGCCTGGATAAAGGAGAAGTTCGCCAGGTTAAGTCCTTTTTGCGACCGAACAATTTTGACCAAACCAATATGCATATGGATGTGGCACTAATGCGTCTGGCGAAACCCATGAAAGGACTGAATATCGCCAAGATTCCTCTATGCACTGGTCCTTTGGAAGCAGGAACCATTGTTACTGTTTCTGGGTGGGGTCTAAAACAACCAGAAAACGTAAAGCCCGAAAAACTTCTTCGTAGAGTAGAAGTGCCGATTATTGACAAAAAAAGCTGCAGTGATGCCCATTTACCAACGG TTAAACTAACGTCGACGGTTTTATGTGCCGGAGTTTTAGGACGTCGGGATGCCTGCACCTTTGACTCAGGGGGACCGCTGGTCTATCAAGGACACGTTTGTGGCATAGTGTCCTTTGGCATTGGATGTGCCTCTAGGCGCTATCCTGGCGTGTACACGGATGTGAATCATGTGAAGCCCTTTATCAAAGAGTCCATGCAAAAACTTTTGAATTCCTAA
- the fng gene encoding fringe glycosyltransferase isoform X1, with the protein MMSLTVLSLPQKFKRLLQAMMLAVAVVYMTLLLYQSAYGYPGIQISHSQVDGLANEPALNPTSQDQLLQEYVQSSTPTQPGAGAPAASPTTVIIRKDIRSFNFSDIEVSERPAGTLLTELARRSRNGELLRDLSQRAVTATPQPPVTELDDIFISVKTTKNYHDTRLALIIKTWFQLARDQTWFFTDTDDRYYQEKTKGHLINTKCSQGHFRKALCCKMSAELDVFLESGKKWFCHFDDDNYVNVPRLVKLLDEYSPSVDWYLGKPSISSPLEIHLDSKNTTTNKKITFWFATGGAGFCLSRALTLKMLPIAGGGKFISIGDKIRFPDDVTMGFIIEHLLKVPLTVVDNFHSHLEPMEFIRQDTFQDQVSFSYAHMKNQWNVIKVDGFDLKTDPKRFYSLHCQLFPYFSFCPPR; encoded by the exons ATGATGAGCCTGACTGTGCTCTCCTTACCGCAAAAGTTCAAGCGCCTCCTGCAAGCCATGATGTTAGCCGTCGCCGTTGTCTATATGACTCTGTTGCTCTACCAGAGCGCCTACGGATATCCGGGCATTCAA ATCTCCCATAGCCAGGTAGATGGCCTGGCTAATGAACCTGCCCTCAATCCCACCAGTCAAGACCAGCTGCTCCAGGAGTACGTTCAATCCTCCACGCCCACTCAACCGGGAGCAGGAGCACCAGCCGCCTCGCCCACCACTGTCATCATCCGCAAGGACATCCGCAGCTTCAACTTCAGTGACATCGAGGTCAGCGAGAGGCCTGCAGGTACCCTGCTGACCGAGTTGGCCAGGCGCAGCCGCAACGGGGAACTGCTCCGGGATCTCTCACAGAGAGCGGTTACAGCGACGCCCCAGCCGCCGGTCACCGAGCTGGATGACATTTTCATCAGCGTGAAGACGACGAAGAACTATCACGACACCCGGCTGGCGCTGATCATCAAGACCTGGTTCCAATTGGCCCGCGATCAG ACCTGGTTCTTCACCGATACCGATGATCGCTACTACCAGGAGAAGACAA AGGGCCACCTCATCAACACGAAATGCTCGCAGGGCCATTTTCGCAAGGCGCTTTGCTGCAAAATGTCCGCCGAACTGGATGTCTTCCTCGAAAGCGGCAAGAA GTGGTTCTGTCACTTTGACGATGACAACTATGTCAATGTGCCGAGGCTGGTGAAGCTCCTGGACGAGTACAGTCCCAGCGTGGACTGGTATCTGGGCAAGCCGAGCATCTCATCGCCGCTGGAGATCCACTTGGACAGC AAGAACACGACAACGAACAAGAAGATAACCTTCTGGTTTGCCACTGGCGGCGCTGGCTTCTGTCTTAGCCGGGCCCTGACGCTCAAGATGCTGCCCATAGCAGGTGGTGGCAAGTTCATCAGTATCGGCGACAAGATACGTTTTCCGGATGATGTCACAATGGGGTTTATTATCG AACACTTGTTGAAAGTTCCACTAACTGTGGTGGACAACTTCCATTCGCACTTGGAGCCCATGGAGTTCATTCGCCAGGACACGTTCCAGGACCAGGTGTCCTTCAGTTACGCCCACATGAAGAACCAGTGGAACGTTATCAAGGTGGATGGCTTCGATCTCAAGACGGATCCCAAGCGATTCTACTCCCTGCACTGCCAGCTGTTTCCATACTTCAGTTTCTGCCCGCCCAGATGA
- the LOC108124669 gene encoding seminase-like, with product MQKLLAYLLLLIFFQWKDVLGLNLNQTVDVVKLAKLVQPSGPQGRVIGGEVTTSEKLGGYLVVLRYTKDFVCGGTLIHDLIVLTAAHCFTGRPRIREWTVEGGVSKLTDRGIMRRVKTIVKSKQFRDSDMNMDVALIRLDKAMTGKNIGKLALCSNHLRTGTLMKVSGWGMIKEAGMGPETLLRTVTVPVLGRRKCRKDYKPTAVLTDSMFCASILGKKDACTFDSGGPLVYQNQVCGIVSFGLGCASPKYAGVYTDVVYTKPFIEKTMKILL from the exons ATGCAGAAACTTTTGGCTTACTTACTACTAttgattttctttcagtggaAAGATGTCCTGGGCCTTAACCTTAATCAGACCGTCGACGTGGTCAAGCTGGCCAAGTTAGTGCAGCCCTCAGGACCCCAGGGCCGTGTAATTGGCGGCGAAGTGACCACAAGCGAAAAACTGGGAGGCTACTTGGTAGTCTTGCGCTACACCAAGGACTTCGTCTGCGGTGGGACTCTGATCCACGACCTTATTGTCCTGACGGCAGCCCATTGCTTCACCGGCCGGCCCCGGATTAGGGAATGGACCGTAGAGGGTGGCGTTTCAAAACTCACGGATCGGGGAATAATGCGCCGCGTGAAGACCATCGTCAAATCGAAGCAGTTTCGGGACAGTGACATGAACATGGACGTGGCCCTGATTCGCCTTGATAAAGCCATGACCGGTAAGAATATTGGAAAGTTGGCCTTGTGTTCAAACCATTTGAGGACGGGAACCTTAATGAAAGTCTCCGGATGGGGTATGATCAAGGAGGCGGGCATGGGGCCTGAAACACTGCTGCGAACGGTAACAGTGCCAGTTTTAGGAAGAAGGAAATGCCGTAAAGATTATAAGCCAACTG ccgTTTTAACTGACAGTATGTTTTGCGCCTCGATTTTGGGTAAAAAGGATGCTTGCACCTTCGACTCTGGCGGTCCTCTGGTCTATCAAAATCAGGTCTGCGGGATTGTGTCCTTTGGCCTGGGATGTGCCAGTCCTAAATATGCAGGTGTCTACACGGATGTGGTCTACACCAAGCCTTTCATCGAGAAAACcatgaaaatattattgtaA
- the LOC108124658 gene encoding seminase-like, whose product MECLWALLSLLAVSIILAEDLNKTIGSQRPQPRVINGHLITNEKLGGYLIAMRYNDEFVCGGTLIKDTIVLTAAHCFIRRYTKSKWLAEGGISTLTEEGVQRHIKDFAWPQTFRKKTMNMDVAVVLLDMPMVGLGIDTIPLCSHSVTTSTMLRVSGWGLTYRRTIEPENYLRAVAVPVIDRNQCRQVYRPKIRITINMICAAVLGEKDACIYDSGGPLVYNNEVCGIVSFGIGCASKKYPGVYTDVYTMASYIKKTIKKFLMLH is encoded by the exons ATGGAATGCCTTTGGGCTTTGTTAAGCTTGCTGGCTGTGTCAATTATCCTGGCAGAGGACCTCAACAAAACTATAGGGTCCCAGCGTCCACAACCTCGAGTCATCAATGGTCATCTGATCACAAACGAAAAACTAGGCGGATACTTGATAGCGATGCGGTACAACGACGAATTCGTCTGTGGCGGCACTTTGATCAAGGACACCATTGTCCTGACAGCGGCCCACTGCTTCATTCGGCGTTACACTAAATCCAAATGGCTGGCCGAGGGCGGGATTTCTACCCTTACAGAAGAGGGTGTTCAGCGCCACATCAAGGACTTCGCTTGGCCCCAGACGTTCCGGAAAAAAACGATGAACATGGATGTGGCCGTGGTGCTTTTGGATATGCCCATGGTTGGTCTTGGTATAGACACCATCCCCCTGTGCTCGCATTCTGTTACCACAAGCACAATGCTCCGAGTTTCTGGTTGGGGATTGACCTATCGGAGGACAATCGAGCCCGAAAATTATCTCAGAGCCGTGGCAGTTCCGGTGATTGATAGGAACCAATGCAGACAAGTCTATCGGCCGAAGA TTCGCATTACGATCAATATGATCTGTGCGGCAGTCTTGGGTGAAAAAGATGCCTGCATCTACGACTCTGGAGGTCCCCTGGTTTACAACAACGAAGTCTGTGGCATTGTATCCTTTGGCATCGGATGTGCCAGTAAGAAGTATCCCGGCGTCTATACAGATGTGTATACGATGGCTTCCTATATTAAGAAGACCATAAAAAAGTTCCTAATGTTACATTAA